In one Pseudomonas sp. R84 genomic region, the following are encoded:
- the gltB gene encoding glutamate synthase large subunit, which produces MKAGLYQPDEFKDNCGFGLIAHMQGEPSHTLLQTAIEALTCMTHRGGINADGKTGDGCGLLIQKPDAFLRAIAQETFSVELPKQYAVGMVFFNQDPAKAEAARENMNREILAEGLQLIGWRKVPIDTSVLGRLALERLPQIEQVYIGGEGLSDQDMAVKLFSARRRSSVANAVDSDHYICSFSHKTIIYKGLMMPADLAAFYPDLSDERLQTAICVFHQRFSTNTLPKWPLAQPFRFLAHNGEINTITGNRNWAQARRTKFSNDLMDLEELGPLVNRVGSDSSSMDNMLELMVTGGIDLFRGVRMIIPPAWQNVETMDPDLRAFYEYNSMHMEPWDGPAGVVMTDGRYAVCLLDRNGLRPARWVTTTNGFITLASEIGVWDYKPEDVIAKGRVGPGQIFAVDTETGQILDTDAIDNRLKSRHPYKQWLRKNALRIQATMEDNDHGSAFYDVDQLKQYMKMYQVTFEERDQVLRPLGEQGYEAVGSMGDDTPMAVLSQRVRTPYDYFRQQFAQVTNPPIDPLREAIVMSLEICLGAERNIFQESPEHASRVILSSPVISPAKWRSLMNLDRPGFERQIIDLNYDESVGLEAAIRNVADQAEEAVRAGRTQIVLSDRHIAPGKLPIHASLATGAVHHRLTEKGLRCDSNILVETATARDPHHFAVLIGFGASAVYPFLAYEVLGDLIRTGEVLGDLYEVFKNYRKGITKGLLKILSKMGISTIASYRGAQLFEAIGLSEEVCDLSFRGVPSRIKGARFVDIEAEQKALASEAWSPRKPIQQGGLLKFVHGGEYHAYNPDVVNTLQAAVQQGDYAKFKEYTSLVDNRPVSMIRDLFKVKTLDTPLDISEIEPLESVLKRFDSAGISLGALSPEAHEALAEAMNRLGARSNSGEGGEDPARYGTIKSSKIKQVATGRFGVTPEYLVNAEVLQIKVAQGAKPGEGGQLPGGKVNGLIAKLRYAVPGVTLISPPPHHDIYSIEDLSQLIFDLKQVNPKALVSVKLVAEAGVGTIAAGVAKAYADLITISGYDGGTGASPLTSIKYAGAPWELGLAETHQTLRGNDLRGKVRVQTDGGLKTGLDVIKAAILGAESFGFGTAPMIALGCKYLRICHLNNCATGVATQNEKLRKDHYIGTVDMVVNFFTYVAEETREWLAKLGVRSLEELIGRTDLLEILEGQTAKQNHLDLTPLLGSDHIPADKPQFCGVERNPPFDQGLLAEKMVEMASSAINDMSGAEFDLDICNCDRSIGARISGEIARKHGNQGMAKAPITFRFKGTAGQSFGVWNAGGLNMYLEGDANDYVGKGMTGGKLTIVPPKGSVYKTQESAIIGNTCLYGATGGKLFAAGTAGERFAVRNSGAHTVVEGTGDHCCEYMTGGFVCVLGKTGYNFGSGMTGGFAYVLDQDNTFVDRVNHELVEIQRISGEAMEAYRSHLQNVLNEYVAETDSEWGRELAENLDDYLRRFWLVKPKAASLKSLLSSTRASPQ; this is translated from the coding sequence TGTACCAACCAGATGAATTCAAGGATAACTGCGGTTTCGGCCTGATAGCCCATATGCAGGGCGAGCCCAGTCATACCCTTTTGCAAACGGCCATCGAGGCCCTGACCTGCATGACCCACCGCGGTGGGATTAATGCCGACGGCAAGACCGGTGACGGTTGCGGTCTGCTGATTCAAAAACCTGACGCGTTCCTGCGAGCCATTGCCCAGGAAACCTTCAGCGTCGAACTGCCCAAGCAATATGCAGTGGGCATGGTCTTCTTCAACCAGGATCCGGCCAAGGCCGAAGCCGCTCGCGAAAACATGAATCGCGAGATCCTCGCTGAAGGCCTGCAACTGATCGGCTGGCGCAAAGTGCCAATCGACACCAGCGTCCTCGGCCGCCTCGCTCTTGAGCGCCTGCCGCAGATCGAGCAGGTGTACATCGGCGGTGAAGGCCTGAGCGATCAGGACATGGCCGTGAAGCTGTTCAGTGCACGTCGTCGTTCGTCGGTGGCCAACGCCGTCGACTCCGACCACTACATCTGCAGCTTTTCGCACAAGACCATCATCTATAAAGGCCTGATGATGCCGGCCGACCTGGCTGCGTTTTATCCGGACCTGAGCGACGAGCGCCTGCAAACCGCGATCTGCGTGTTCCACCAGCGCTTCTCCACCAACACCCTGCCGAAATGGCCGCTGGCCCAGCCATTCCGCTTCCTCGCCCACAACGGCGAGATCAACACCATCACCGGTAACCGCAACTGGGCACAGGCCCGTCGGACCAAGTTCAGCAACGATCTGATGGATCTGGAAGAGCTCGGCCCGCTGGTCAACCGTGTCGGTTCCGACTCTTCGAGCATGGACAACATGCTCGAGCTGATGGTCACCGGTGGCATCGACCTGTTCCGTGGCGTGCGGATGATCATTCCGCCGGCGTGGCAGAACGTCGAAACCATGGACCCGGATCTGCGTGCGTTCTACGAGTACAACTCGATGCACATGGAGCCGTGGGACGGCCCGGCCGGCGTGGTCATGACCGACGGTCGTTACGCGGTGTGCCTGCTCGACCGTAACGGTCTGCGCCCGGCGCGCTGGGTCACCACCACCAACGGTTTCATCACCCTCGCCTCGGAAATCGGCGTGTGGGATTACAAGCCGGAAGACGTGATTGCCAAAGGTCGTGTCGGCCCTGGCCAGATCTTCGCCGTGGACACCGAAACCGGGCAGATCCTCGACACCGATGCGATCGACAACCGTCTGAAGTCCCGTCATCCGTACAAGCAATGGCTGCGCAAGAACGCCCTGCGCATTCAGGCGACCATGGAAGACAACGACCACGGTTCGGCTTTTTACGACGTCGATCAGCTCAAGCAATACATGAAGATGTATCAGGTCACGTTCGAAGAGCGCGATCAGGTCCTGCGTCCACTCGGCGAGCAAGGCTACGAAGCCGTGGGCTCGATGGGCGACGACACGCCGATGGCCGTGCTGTCGCAACGTGTGCGCACGCCGTACGACTATTTCCGCCAGCAGTTCGCGCAGGTCACCAACCCGCCGATCGACCCGCTGCGTGAAGCGATCGTGATGTCGCTGGAAATCTGCCTCGGTGCCGAGCGCAACATTTTCCAGGAATCGCCGGAACACGCTTCGCGCGTGATCCTTAGCTCGCCAGTGATCTCGCCGGCCAAGTGGCGTTCGCTGATGAACCTCGACCGCCCGGGCTTCGAGCGGCAGATCATCGACCTCAACTACGATGAAAGCGTTGGCCTTGAAGCGGCGATCCGCAATGTCGCCGATCAGGCTGAAGAAGCCGTGCGCGCCGGTCGTACTCAGATCGTCCTGAGCGACCGTCATATCGCCCCGGGCAAACTGCCGATCCACGCATCCCTGGCGACCGGTGCCGTGCACCACCGCCTGACCGAAAAAGGCCTGCGTTGCGATTCCAACATCCTCGTTGAAACCGCGACCGCCCGTGACCCGCATCACTTCGCGGTGCTGATCGGTTTCGGCGCCTCGGCGGTTTATCCGTTCCTGGCCTACGAAGTGCTGGGCGACCTGATCCGTACCGGTGAAGTGCTGGGCGACCTCTATGAGGTGTTCAAGAACTACCGCAAAGGCATCACCAAAGGTCTGCTGAAGATCCTGTCGAAGATGGGTATCTCGACCATTGCTTCGTATCGTGGTGCGCAGCTGTTCGAGGCCATCGGCCTGTCCGAAGAAGTTTGCGACCTGAGCTTCCGTGGCGTGCCGAGCCGCATCAAGGGTGCGCGTTTCGTCGACATCGAAGCCGAGCAGAAAGCACTGGCCAGCGAAGCCTGGAGTCCGCGCAAGCCGATCCAGCAGGGCGGTCTGCTGAAGTTCGTCCACGGTGGCGAATATCACGCCTACAACCCGGACGTGGTCAACACCCTGCAAGCCGCTGTGCAGCAGGGCGACTACGCCAAGTTCAAGGAATACACCTCGCTGGTGGACAACCGTCCGGTGTCGATGATCCGCGACCTGTTCAAGGTCAAGACCCTCGACACGCCGCTGGACATCAGTGAAATCGAGCCGCTGGAATCGGTGCTCAAGCGCTTCGACTCCGCCGGTATCTCGCTGGGCGCACTGTCGCCGGAAGCTCACGAAGCCCTGGCCGAAGCCATGAACCGCCTCGGTGCGCGTTCGAACTCCGGCGAAGGTGGTGAAGATCCGGCGCGTTACGGCACCATCAAGAGCTCGAAAATCAAGCAGGTTGCGACTGGCCGTTTCGGGGTAACTCCGGAATACCTGGTCAACGCCGAAGTGCTGCAGATCAAGGTCGCCCAAGGCGCCAAGCCGGGCGAGGGCGGGCAACTGCCGGGCGGTAAGGTCAACGGTTTGATCGCCAAGCTGCGTTACGCAGTGCCAGGCGTGACCCTTATTTCGCCACCGCCGCACCACGATATCTATTCGATCGAAGACTTGTCGCAGCTGATTTTTGACTTGAAACAGGTCAACCCGAAAGCGCTGGTTTCGGTGAAGCTGGTGGCTGAAGCGGGCGTCGGCACCATCGCCGCCGGTGTGGCCAAGGCCTATGCGGACTTGATCACCATCTCCGGCTACGACGGTGGCACCGGTGCTTCGCCACTGACTTCGATCAAATACGCGGGCGCACCGTGGGAACTCGGCCTCGCCGAAACCCACCAGACCCTGCGCGGTAACGACCTGCGTGGCAAAGTCCGGGTGCAGACCGACGGCGGCCTGAAAACCGGCCTCGACGTGATCAAGGCTGCAATTCTTGGCGCTGAAAGCTTCGGCTTCGGTACCGCGCCGATGATCGCGCTGGGCTGCAAATACCTGCGTATCTGCCACCTGAACAACTGCGCCACCGGCGTTGCGACTCAGAACGAGAAGCTGCGCAAGGATCACTACATCGGTACCGTCGACATGGTGGTGAACTTCTTCACCTACGTCGCCGAAGAAACCCGTGAGTGGTTGGCCAAGCTCGGCGTACGCTCCCTCGAAGAGCTGATCGGTCGTACCGATCTGCTGGAAATCCTCGAAGGCCAGACCGCCAAGCAAAATCACCTGGACCTGACGCCGCTGTTGGGCAGCGATCACATCCCGGCGGACAAACCACAGTTCTGTGGCGTTGAGCGCAACCCGCCGTTCGACCAGGGCCTGCTGGCCGAGAAAATGGTCGAGATGGCCTCGTCGGCGATCAACGACATGAGCGGCGCCGAGTTCGATCTGGACATCTGCAACTGCGACCGTTCGATCGGCGCGCGGATCTCCGGCGAAATCGCGCGCAAGCACGGCAACCAGGGCATGGCGAAAGCGCCGATCACCTTCCGCTTCAAGGGCACTGCCGGTCAGAGCTTCGGTGTGTGGAACGCCGGCGGTCTGAACATGTACCTCGAAGGCGACGCCAACGACTACGTCGGCAAAGGCATGACCGGTGGCAAGCTGACCATCGTGCCGCCGAAGGGCAGCGTTTACAAAACTCAGGAAAGCGCCATCATCGGCAACACCTGCCTGTACGGCGCCACGGGCGGCAAGCTGTTCGCCGCCGGCACCGCAGGCGAGCGTTTCGCCGTGCGTAACTCCGGTGCCCACACGGTTGTGGAAGGCACTGGCGATCACTGCTGTGAGTACATGACCGGTGGTTTCGTCTGCGTTCTGGGCAAGACCGGTTACAACTTCGGCTCTGGCATGACCGGTGGTTTCGCCTACGTGCTCGATCAGGACAACACCTTCGTTGACCGGGTCAACCACGAACTGGTGGAAATCCAGCGGATCAGCGGCGAGGCGATGGAAGCCTATCGCAGCCACCTGCAAAACGTGCTGAACGAGTACGTCGCGGAAACCGACAGCGAGTGGGGTCGTGAACTCGCCGAAAACCTCGATGACTACTTGCGCCGTTTCTGGCTGGTCAAACCGAAGGCGGCGAGTTTGAAATCTCTGCTCTCCAGTACTCGTGCGAGTCCGCAATAA